The proteins below are encoded in one region of Limnochorda pilosa:
- a CDS encoding carbohydrate ABC transporter permease, with product MRLRTMLQSFARVLIVTMALVWTLYPLMWIVLSSFKPASEQFMIPPRWTPSQWSLENYARFFSNAEFVRSLLNSMVVTATAVGISLLVGVPAAYGLSRFTFRGKHQVTVGVLLARMTPPIVLVLPVFLIARRLGVIGTYFVLITVMAVFAIPFAVWMLRGFFAEIPKELEEAAMVDGCSRLAAIARVTLPLTAPGMAATSVLNSLIVWNEFLFILVLSSPATRTLTVLVNTFVSEKVVDWGTMSAAAVITALPLVIVGLASQRHLVRGLTMGSIK from the coding sequence ATGAGGCTGCGAACGATGCTCCAGAGCTTCGCTCGTGTGCTGATCGTCACCATGGCTTTGGTCTGGACGCTTTATCCACTCATGTGGATCGTGCTCTCCTCCTTCAAGCCTGCCTCGGAGCAGTTCATGATACCGCCCCGTTGGACTCCGTCCCAATGGTCTCTGGAGAACTACGCCCGCTTCTTCTCGAACGCTGAGTTCGTCCGTAGCCTCCTGAACTCCATGGTAGTGACGGCCACGGCCGTAGGCATCTCTCTCCTGGTAGGCGTTCCCGCGGCGTACGGCCTCTCCCGCTTTACCTTCCGCGGGAAGCATCAAGTGACCGTGGGTGTTCTGCTGGCCCGGATGACGCCACCTATCGTCCTGGTTCTTCCCGTCTTCCTCATCGCGCGTCGCCTGGGTGTCATCGGCACCTACTTCGTACTGATCACGGTCATGGCCGTCTTCGCGATCCCCTTCGCGGTCTGGATGCTGCGGGGCTTCTTTGCCGAGATCCCGAAGGAACTCGAGGAGGCTGCCATGGTCGATGGATGCTCACGGCTCGCCGCGATCGCCCGCGTCACGCTTCCCCTCACCGCACCGGGGATGGCGGCGACGAGCGTCCTCAACAGCCTCATCGTCTGGAACGAGTTCCTCTTCATCCTGGTCCTGAGCTCTCCCGCCACACGCACGCTCACCGTCCTGGTCAACACCTTTGTCAGCGAGAAGGTGGTCGACTGGGGGACCATGAGCGCAGCGGCCGTGATCACCGCTCTCCCGCTCGTCATCGTCGGGCTCGCCTCTCAGAGACATCTGGTAAGGGGCCTCACGATGGGGAGCATCAAGTGA
- a CDS encoding carbohydrate ABC transporter permease, whose product MNEMARLGSGGKTVGGLLGHARKQAGWAYLSPAVFYLALFFLVPLLYALALSLFRWSLLRPDLGVRFVWLSNFRRLLFEPAVWQALGRTLYFVAGSVGIEVVAGLVLALALNRDSFGSRVIISILLIPFMVAPVVVGFTWRFLLNSDFGPLSTLFQSVGLHFLLNPPVLANSDLIMPVLIGVDVWQFTPFVLLVLLAGLRAMSREPFEAAIVDGASAFQGFRYVTLPLLRPTLLVAVVIRTLTALRVFDTVFVMTGGGPGSSSEVVSYYGYRMAFQSYDVGFAAAVGVLTLLLSLLFTQLYVRVIGWGDEG is encoded by the coding sequence ATGAACGAAATGGCCAGGCTGGGCAGCGGCGGGAAGACCGTGGGCGGTTTGCTCGGTCACGCTCGGAAGCAAGCCGGGTGGGCCTACCTTTCTCCTGCCGTATTCTACCTTGCTCTCTTCTTCCTCGTGCCGCTGCTGTACGCATTGGCCCTTTCCCTCTTTCGCTGGAGCCTTCTGCGTCCGGACCTCGGAGTTCGATTCGTGTGGCTGTCGAACTTCCGGCGCCTCCTCTTCGAACCGGCCGTCTGGCAAGCCCTGGGCCGGACGCTCTACTTCGTCGCCGGCAGCGTTGGAATCGAGGTGGTGGCAGGACTGGTCCTTGCCCTCGCCCTGAACCGCGACTCGTTTGGATCGCGGGTGATCATCTCCATCCTCCTCATCCCGTTCATGGTGGCCCCGGTCGTCGTGGGATTCACGTGGCGGTTCTTGCTGAACAGCGACTTCGGGCCGCTTTCCACCCTCTTCCAGTCCGTCGGGCTGCACTTCCTGCTCAACCCTCCGGTCCTCGCGAACTCGGATCTGATCATGCCGGTGCTGATCGGGGTCGATGTGTGGCAGTTCACGCCGTTCGTCTTGCTGGTTCTCCTGGCAGGCCTGCGGGCCATGTCCAGGGAGCCCTTCGAAGCCGCCATCGTGGACGGTGCTTCGGCGTTTCAGGGATTCCGCTACGTGACGCTTCCCTTGCTGCGTCCGACCCTGCTCGTTGCCGTCGTGATCCGCACCCTGACGGCATTGAGGGTCTTCGATACGGTCTTTGTCATGACGGGCGGCGGTCCCGGGTCATCCAGCGAGGTGGTCTCGTACTATGGGTACCGGATGGCCTTCCAGTCCTACGACGTCGGCTTTGCTGCAGCCGTTGGCGTTCTCACCCTGCTCCTCTCGCTGCTGTTCACTCAGCTCTACGTGCGGGTCATCGGATGGGGGGACGAGGGATGA
- a CDS encoding tripartite tricarboxylate transporter TctB family protein has protein sequence MGVLALAVFFLGGALKIRVSPSYAHIGPRFFPFLVSGGLAACGLPLLAQALRDRSGPAQEGGASGRGAAVNWGAIAVIGVALLLQLLLIERAGFVLASAALFWGVAFSFGSRRYVRDGLIGLLLALAVYLAFTRLLDLNLPGGILTTILGRATGGS, from the coding sequence TTGGGCGTCCTCGCCCTGGCCGTCTTCTTCCTGGGCGGCGCCCTGAAGATCCGGGTCTCCCCCAGCTACGCCCACATCGGGCCACGCTTCTTTCCCTTCCTGGTCTCGGGCGGGCTGGCCGCCTGTGGCCTGCCGCTCCTGGCTCAGGCGCTCCGGGACCGGTCTGGGCCAGCTCAGGAGGGCGGGGCCTCGGGGCGCGGGGCCGCGGTGAACTGGGGCGCCATCGCCGTCATCGGCGTCGCCCTGCTCCTGCAGCTCCTCCTCATCGAGCGGGCAGGCTTCGTGCTCGCCTCGGCGGCCCTCTTCTGGGGCGTCGCCTTCAGTTTCGGAAGCCGGCGGTACGTGCGGGACGGGCTGATCGGGCTCCTGCTCGCCCTGGCCGTCTACCTTGCGTTCACGCGTCTCCTGGACCTGAACCTGCCCGGCGGGATCCTCACCACCATCCTGGGGCGCGCGACAGGGGGATCGTAG
- a CDS encoding ROK family transcriptional regulator — translation MRRSSLTSTSFIRSYNAASILRTMHEEGACTRTSLARTTKMSPATVSRIIGQLMGHGIVREESRIPSSAGRKPVLLRIDYAKLPIVGVELRRNPATILLSNLRGERLERRSCQLGTLESEGLISELAGCIDRLIRDSGLERAQVLGVGLAVSGVVDHEGGRVVRSLDLDWHDVPVAAVLGRKLGLPALVENDANAAALAELQFGRYSETTSFMYLKTETSVGAGIVLQGELLNGPGGMAGEIAHVPVIRGGHPCPCGQRGCLQTYLNVPDVLARYRSLTGEAVERETFFERALGGDPTARRLVDEAAEALAVASSFAGALLDVNLVVVGGVWGTFSPSFLQRVEERFQAVGDRTGLNKKVAVRGSSLGDDSDLMGAIGLVSDRWLNPYGSVPVAGRAGERRGMLLGARGRPLASARQDDLYLSRGETE, via the coding sequence GTGCGAAGGAGCAGTCTCACCAGCACCAGTTTCATCCGGTCGTACAACGCCGCCTCCATCCTCAGGACCATGCACGAGGAAGGCGCGTGCACCCGGACCTCTCTGGCCCGGACCACCAAGATGAGCCCCGCCACGGTATCGCGGATCATCGGCCAGCTCATGGGGCACGGCATCGTGCGCGAGGAGAGCCGCATCCCGTCCAGCGCTGGCAGGAAGCCGGTGCTGCTGCGCATCGATTACGCCAAACTGCCCATCGTCGGGGTGGAACTCAGGCGCAACCCGGCGACCATCCTTCTCTCGAACCTCCGCGGCGAGCGCCTGGAACGGCGATCCTGCCAGCTCGGAACCCTGGAATCCGAAGGGCTCATCAGCGAGCTTGCAGGGTGCATCGACCGGCTGATCCGCGACAGCGGCCTGGAGCGCGCGCAGGTGCTGGGCGTCGGGCTTGCGGTGTCGGGCGTGGTGGACCACGAGGGCGGCCGGGTGGTTCGATCCCTCGACCTGGACTGGCATGACGTGCCGGTGGCTGCAGTGCTCGGGCGGAAGCTGGGTCTCCCGGCGCTGGTGGAGAACGACGCGAACGCCGCCGCCCTGGCCGAGCTCCAGTTTGGAAGGTACTCGGAGACGACCAGCTTCATGTACCTCAAGACCGAAACGAGCGTCGGTGCTGGCATCGTCCTGCAGGGAGAGCTTCTGAACGGGCCCGGCGGCATGGCAGGTGAGATTGCCCACGTCCCCGTCATCCGAGGGGGACACCCCTGTCCGTGCGGGCAACGGGGGTGCCTCCAAACCTACCTCAACGTGCCGGACGTGCTGGCGCGCTACCGTTCTCTCACGGGAGAGGCCGTGGAACGGGAGACCTTCTTTGAGCGCGCCCTCGGCGGCGACCCCACGGCCCGGCGCCTGGTCGACGAGGCGGCCGAGGCGCTGGCCGTGGCGTCTTCCTTCGCCGGGGCGCTCTTGGATGTGAACCTGGTGGTCGTGGGAGGGGTGTGGGGGACCTTCAGCCCATCCTTCCTTCAGCGGGTCGAGGAGCGCTTCCAGGCCGTGGGGGATCGGACCGGACTCAACAAGAAGGTGGCGGTCCGGGGCTCGTCCCTTGGCGACGACAGCGACCTGATGGGCGCCATCGGCCTGGTGAGCGACCGCTGGTTGAATCCCTATGGCTCTGTGCCCGTCGCGGGCCGGGCCGGCGAGAGGAGGGGCATGCTTCTGGGGGCGCGGGGGCGTCCCCTGGCAAGCGCACGGCAGGACGATCTCTACCTGTCAAGGGGGGAAACGGAATGA
- a CDS encoding HNH endonuclease signature motif containing protein gives MAFDSVAPRSSFRVGEEPLAAAGTPSQESLRPNRRKTSKAGFQSRLGLWPREWQPWTSCPTGGRTTTGRIGVSASATISTRGGGLYRIYDGRCQLCGTGPGRRLGAEISRAHHVIWLSRGGEDALENLVLLSPNHHRSVHAVDAAFDYRGPSFLFPNGVSEEVRINRPLPALL, from the coding sequence GTGGCGTTCGACTCAGTCGCCCCCCGTTCGTCCTTTCGGGTAGGAGAGGAGCCCCTCGCCGCCGCAGGAACTCCCTCCCAGGAAAGCCTTCGGCCGAATCGAAGGAAAACCTCGAAGGCGGGATTCCAGAGCCGTCTCGGCCTTTGGCCCCGGGAGTGGCAGCCTTGGACGTCCTGTCCTACTGGAGGCCGGACAACTACCGGCAGGATCGGCGTTTCGGCTTCCGCTACCATCTCAACCAGGGGAGGCGGGCTCTACCGCATTTACGACGGGCGTTGCCAGCTCTGCGGCACGGGTCCCGGCAGACGCCTCGGCGCGGAGATCAGCCGGGCCCATCACGTGATCTGGCTCTCTCGGGGCGGGGAGGACGCGCTGGAGAACCTGGTGCTCCTCTCCCCCAACCACCACCGGAGCGTCCACGCGGTGGACGCCGCCTTCGACTACCGCGGCCCATCCTTCCTCTTCCCGAACGGGGTGAGCGAGGAGGTGCGGATTAACCGCCCTCTTCCGGCCTTGCTGTGA
- a CDS encoding tripartite tricarboxylate transporter permease, producing the protein METLGLLLDGFAVALSLQNLLWALVGVTLGTIVGILPGIGPALTVALLLPVTFRLDPVGSFIMFAGIYYGGMYGGSTTSILLNTPGESASIITALEGNRMARRGRGGAALATAAIGSFVAGTLATVGLTFIAPVMVSVALRFGPADYFALMLLAFTTVTSLLGSSMVRGMTSLFFGLALGLVGIDLQTGQARYTLGMLEMLDGIDVVIVAVGLFAVGEAFYVASRRRQDDPEIIAVRGSVWMSREEWRRSWRPWLRGGLLGFPLGALPAGGAEIPTFLSYSLERRLSRQKDEFGKGAIEGVAGPEAANNAAAAGVLVPLLTLGLPTSSTAAIMLAAFQQFGLQPGPLLFQTAPDLVWGLIASLYVGNAMLLVLNLPLVGMWVRLLTIPQPLLYGGILVFATLGTYSLNHSVVDLLTLYAIGLAGFLMRRFDIPVAPAVIGLILGPMAEQQLRRALAISQGDYTVFFTRPISATLLAIALVALVGPLVARVVRARGRVENESGAV; encoded by the coding sequence TTGGAGACCCTTGGCCTCCTCCTCGACGGATTCGCCGTAGCCCTCTCACTCCAGAACCTACTCTGGGCGCTGGTCGGGGTCACCCTGGGCACCATCGTCGGCATCCTCCCCGGCATCGGACCTGCCCTCACCGTGGCGCTCCTGCTGCCGGTCACCTTCCGGCTCGATCCCGTCGGGTCGTTCATCATGTTCGCGGGGATCTACTACGGCGGCATGTACGGCGGCTCGACCACCTCCATCCTGCTCAACACCCCGGGGGAGAGCGCCTCCATCATCACGGCGCTGGAGGGGAACCGGATGGCCCGACGGGGCCGGGGCGGGGCGGCGCTGGCCACGGCCGCCATCGGCTCCTTCGTGGCCGGGACCCTGGCCACCGTCGGGCTCACCTTCATCGCGCCGGTGATGGTGAGCGTGGCCCTCCGGTTCGGGCCCGCCGACTACTTCGCCCTGATGCTCCTCGCCTTCACCACGGTCACGTCGCTCCTGGGCTCCTCCATGGTGCGGGGCATGACGAGCCTCTTCTTCGGGCTGGCCCTGGGGCTGGTGGGGATCGACCTGCAGACGGGCCAGGCCCGCTACACCCTGGGGATGCTCGAGATGCTGGACGGGATCGACGTCGTCATCGTGGCGGTGGGACTCTTCGCGGTGGGCGAGGCCTTCTACGTGGCCTCGAGGCGCCGGCAGGACGACCCGGAGATCATCGCCGTCCGCGGCTCCGTCTGGATGAGCCGGGAGGAGTGGCGCCGCTCGTGGCGGCCCTGGCTGCGGGGCGGCCTCCTGGGCTTCCCCCTGGGCGCCCTTCCGGCGGGCGGCGCCGAGATCCCCACCTTCCTCAGCTACTCGCTGGAGCGGCGGCTGAGCAGGCAGAAGGACGAGTTCGGGAAGGGCGCGATCGAGGGGGTGGCCGGACCCGAGGCGGCCAACAACGCGGCGGCCGCCGGCGTGCTGGTGCCGCTCCTCACCCTGGGGCTCCCCACCTCGTCCACCGCCGCCATCATGCTGGCCGCCTTCCAGCAGTTCGGGCTGCAGCCGGGGCCGCTCCTCTTCCAGACGGCTCCGGACCTGGTCTGGGGGCTGATCGCCAGCCTCTACGTCGGGAACGCCATGCTCCTGGTGCTGAACCTTCCCCTGGTGGGGATGTGGGTGCGCCTCCTCACCATCCCCCAGCCCCTGCTCTACGGGGGGATCCTCGTCTTCGCCACCCTCGGCACCTACAGCCTCAACCACTCGGTGGTCGACCTGCTGACCCTCTACGCCATCGGCCTCGCGGGCTTCCTCATGCGGCGGTTCGACATCCCGGTGGCCCCCGCCGTCATCGGCCTGATCCTGGGTCCCATGGCCGAGCAGCAGCTCCGCCGCGCGCTCGCCATCAGCCAGGGAGACTACACCGTCTTCTTCACCCGGCCCATCTCGGCGACGCTGCTGGCGATCGCACTGGTGGCCCTGGTGGGGCCGCTGGTGGCGAGGGTGGTGAGGGCGCGGGGCCGTGTCGAGAACGAATCTGGCGCGGTCTAG
- a CDS encoding ABC transporter substrate-binding protein, producing MGGAAGMKRGTWRDLLLATLCIMAITLSAAGVAASGITVVSEFGIHTEAWKTRVAAFTEETAITVNVIQYPYANYLDQLTLNFTGGRPNFDVAYISGLWYPSFATAGYITPLDQLFDDPADLADIPGLDLARQRDHIWIAPYMNEIGGIAYRRDLFEDPVEKARFQERYGYELRPPQTLREYRDVAEFFHRPPDLYGVTLMGRRSIFLATHFMNRLWARGGTILDEELRPAFDGPDGVAALEETKAMFQFANPAARNYDFQEALTEFEGGRSAMAELWTTGLLYADDPSVSTVVGKASFARFPQDASAVGQRLPALYIFWGFAVSSASPKKDAAFKFVEFMTRADQQALAAPGRNIPSRLSALDSPRLRSLHPWLAPFQDVLRNVVPTPLVPLIPEGNIIMNEYLVPEISAYIAGEKPAKQALDDAAGRVERLLRENGYYD from the coding sequence GTGGGAGGTGCGGCTGGCATGAAACGCGGTACGTGGCGGGATTTGCTCTTAGCGACTCTCTGTATCATGGCCATTACCCTGTCGGCAGCCGGCGTCGCCGCTTCGGGTATCACGGTCGTGAGCGAGTTCGGCATCCATACCGAGGCCTGGAAAACACGAGTGGCTGCGTTCACCGAGGAAACCGCGATCACTGTGAACGTCATCCAGTACCCATACGCCAACTACCTGGACCAGCTCACCCTGAACTTCACGGGCGGAAGGCCCAACTTCGACGTGGCCTACATCTCCGGTCTCTGGTATCCGTCCTTTGCCACCGCCGGGTACATAACTCCGCTGGACCAACTCTTCGATGACCCAGCAGATCTGGCGGACATACCGGGGCTCGACCTCGCAAGGCAGAGAGACCACATCTGGATCGCACCCTACATGAACGAGATCGGTGGAATCGCCTATCGAAGGGATCTCTTCGAGGATCCCGTGGAGAAGGCGAGGTTCCAAGAACGTTACGGGTACGAGTTGCGACCGCCGCAGACCCTCCGGGAGTACAGAGACGTTGCAGAGTTCTTCCACCGGCCTCCTGATCTCTACGGAGTAACCCTCATGGGCCGCCGGAGCATCTTCCTCGCCACGCACTTCATGAACCGTCTTTGGGCACGAGGTGGCACCATCCTCGACGAGGAGCTGCGGCCGGCGTTCGATGGACCTGACGGCGTGGCGGCGCTGGAAGAGACGAAGGCCATGTTCCAGTTCGCCAACCCTGCGGCACGAAACTACGATTTCCAGGAGGCCTTGACCGAGTTCGAGGGAGGCCGAAGCGCCATGGCTGAGCTGTGGACCACCGGCCTCCTCTACGCCGACGATCCCTCTGTGTCGACGGTGGTGGGAAAGGCCTCCTTCGCGCGGTTTCCGCAGGATGCTTCCGCCGTAGGACAGCGACTTCCCGCTCTGTACATCTTCTGGGGCTTCGCCGTGTCGTCGGCCAGTCCCAAGAAGGATGCAGCGTTCAAGTTCGTGGAGTTCATGACGCGGGCGGACCAGCAGGCGCTGGCGGCGCCAGGCCGAAACATCCCGTCTCGCCTCTCGGCCCTGGATAGCCCTCGGCTCCGATCCCTCCACCCATGGTTGGCCCCATTCCAGGATGTGCTGAGGAACGTGGTGCCTACACCTTTGGTGCCGCTGATTCCTGAGGGAAACATCATCATGAACGAGTACCTGGTTCCCGAGATCTCCGCCTACATCGCGGGCGAGAAGCCGGCCAAGCAGGCGCTCGATGACGCGGCCGGCCGGGTGGAACGCCTTCTCCGCGAGAACGGCTACTACGACTGA
- a CDS encoding SulP family inorganic anion transporter, translating into MKNRIPDLRLMRVWRDEFRGYDLGKLRNDLLAGITVAAVALPLALAFGVASGATAAAGLVTAILAGLLIGGLGGAPHQISGPTGAMSAVLIVLASRYGLEGVWVACLIGGVLLVLMGLFHLGQIVNFIPAAVITGFTSGISVIIFVGQIDNLLGVQTPAAENTLLKLIQYARLDYVPNPAALGLGLLVILIMVLWPKHWNARFPGSLLGLVVATVTSMVLELDVPVIGNIPQTLWLDDRLAVARIPWDHLGELIAPALSIAALGAIESLLCGAVIGRQTGAKLDASQELIAQGVGNIFIPFFGGVPATAAIARSSVAVRSGGATRLTSVTHAAVLLLAALLFAPTLSRVPLAALGGVLAVTAWRTNDWAEIRDIFRHGFKSAISTFAITLVATVLLDLTQAIILGVGLSALIFVFQSSQTEVTYAPVSVDKMRKAGYEMRHQGDRILVVYIVGPVFFGTVSTLNGALAKLDGYEDVVISLRAVPLVDTSGISALADVIDRLEGRGRRVYLSGLTRPVRSYLERAGVIQRLGADRVYWSADQAIVAIDHYRAALAGQAQMG; encoded by the coding sequence GTGAAGAACCGTATCCCTGACCTGCGTCTGATGAGAGTCTGGCGTGATGAGTTTCGCGGTTATGACCTGGGCAAGCTCCGCAACGACCTGCTGGCTGGCATCACCGTGGCCGCCGTCGCTCTCCCGCTCGCGCTGGCCTTTGGTGTAGCTTCCGGGGCCACGGCGGCCGCCGGATTGGTGACGGCGATCCTGGCAGGCCTCTTGATCGGCGGGCTCGGCGGTGCTCCGCACCAGATCTCCGGTCCCACCGGTGCCATGTCGGCGGTGTTGATCGTGCTGGCGAGCCGCTATGGGCTGGAAGGGGTCTGGGTAGCCTGCCTGATAGGCGGCGTCTTGTTGGTCTTGATGGGCCTGTTCCATCTGGGACAGATCGTCAACTTCATCCCCGCGGCTGTGATCACAGGGTTTACCAGCGGCATCTCCGTCATCATCTTCGTGGGGCAGATCGACAATCTGCTCGGCGTGCAGACGCCCGCTGCCGAGAACACGCTGCTGAAACTGATTCAATATGCCCGCCTCGATTACGTGCCCAACCCGGCGGCGCTCGGCCTGGGTCTCCTGGTGATCCTGATCATGGTTCTGTGGCCCAAGCACTGGAATGCTCGCTTTCCGGGCTCGCTCCTGGGCCTGGTGGTCGCCACCGTGACCTCCATGGTCCTGGAGCTTGATGTACCTGTGATCGGGAACATCCCTCAAACGCTTTGGTTGGATGATCGCCTGGCGGTCGCACGCATCCCTTGGGATCATCTCGGCGAGCTGATCGCTCCCGCCCTCTCCATCGCCGCGCTGGGAGCCATCGAGAGCCTGCTGTGCGGTGCTGTCATTGGACGGCAGACCGGCGCGAAGCTCGATGCCAGCCAAGAGTTGATCGCGCAGGGCGTGGGCAACATCTTCATCCCCTTCTTCGGAGGCGTGCCAGCCACCGCCGCCATTGCCCGGTCCAGCGTCGCTGTGAGAAGTGGCGGAGCCACGCGGCTTACCAGCGTCACGCACGCTGCGGTGCTCTTGCTCGCAGCCCTGCTCTTCGCTCCCACGCTCTCGAGAGTCCCCCTGGCCGCGCTGGGCGGTGTCCTGGCCGTGACAGCCTGGCGGACCAACGACTGGGCCGAGATTCGTGACATCTTCCGTCACGGATTCAAGAGCGCCATCTCCACTTTCGCCATCACCCTCGTGGCCACCGTCCTGCTCGACTTGACTCAGGCGATCATCTTGGGCGTGGGCCTTTCGGCGTTGATCTTCGTCTTCCAGAGCAGCCAGACCGAGGTGACCTACGCGCCGGTCTCCGTCGACAAGATGCGCAAGGCCGGCTACGAGATGCGCCACCAGGGCGACCGCATCCTGGTGGTCTACATCGTGGGGCCGGTCTTCTTCGGCACGGTGAGCACGCTGAACGGTGCGCTCGCGAAACTGGATGGATACGAGGACGTCGTGATCAGCTTGCGCGCCGTGCCACTGGTCGACACGAGCGGCATCAGCGCCCTGGCGGACGTGATCGATCGCCTCGAGGGCCGTGGTCGGAGGGTCTACCTGAGCGGCCTGACCAGGCCCGTTCGTTCCTACCTCGAACGCGCCGGTGTGATCCAACGCTTGGGTGCGGACCGGGTGTACTGGAGCGCGGACCAGGCCATCGTCGCCATCGACCACTACCGGGCCGCACTCGCCGGGCAAGCGCAGATGGGTTGA
- a CDS encoding Bug family tripartite tricarboxylate transporter substrate binding protein has protein sequence MRATSKRKLRSLVAACAVLTLAVPLLGWSPTLAQGAQPPKSVRIMAPASPGGGWDQTARFTQTVLREEGIVPGTVEVFNVPGAGGTIGLARLASTERGSGDLLMITGLVMVGAILTNQSAVTLAQTTPIARLTAEYEVIAVPANSPFQTLDDLIDAFRANPGAISWAGGSAGGVDHILVGLLAKEAGVDPDQINYIPFSGGGEALAAILGGHVSAGVTGYGEWAGQIEAGALRALAVSSAERIEGVDVPTLMEQGIELEIANWRGVVAPPGISAQARASLVAALDRMHATKRWQQILADHNWNDFYLSGDAFAKYLTAENERVEGVLREIGLVH, from the coding sequence ATGCGTGCGACGAGCAAGAGAAAGCTTCGGTCTCTTGTCGCTGCTTGCGCTGTTCTGACCCTGGCAGTTCCCCTGCTCGGATGGAGTCCCACCCTGGCCCAGGGGGCTCAGCCCCCCAAGTCGGTCCGGATCATGGCGCCCGCCAGCCCGGGCGGCGGGTGGGACCAGACCGCCCGCTTCACCCAGACGGTCCTGCGGGAGGAGGGGATCGTCCCGGGGACGGTCGAGGTCTTCAACGTACCCGGCGCCGGCGGCACCATCGGGCTGGCCCGGCTGGCCAGCACCGAGCGGGGCTCGGGTGACCTCCTGATGATCACCGGCCTGGTGATGGTGGGTGCCATCTTGACCAACCAGTCCGCCGTCACCCTCGCTCAGACGACGCCCATCGCCCGCCTCACCGCGGAGTACGAGGTGATCGCCGTCCCGGCCAATTCCCCGTTCCAGACCCTCGACGACCTGATCGATGCCTTCCGGGCCAATCCCGGCGCCATCTCGTGGGCCGGCGGCTCCGCGGGCGGGGTCGATCACATCCTGGTAGGCCTGCTGGCCAAGGAGGCGGGCGTCGATCCGGACCAGATCAACTACATCCCCTTCTCGGGCGGCGGCGAGGCGCTGGCCGCCATCCTGGGCGGGCACGTCTCCGCCGGGGTGACGGGGTACGGCGAGTGGGCCGGTCAGATCGAAGCCGGTGCCCTCCGGGCCCTGGCGGTCTCGTCCGCCGAGCGCATCGAGGGCGTCGACGTGCCGACCCTGATGGAGCAGGGCATCGAGCTCGAGATCGCCAACTGGAGGGGCGTGGTGGCGCCTCCGGGGATCTCGGCCCAGGCGCGGGCCTCGCTCGTCGCAGCCCTCGACCGGATGCACGCGACCAAGCGCTGGCAGCAGATCCTGGCGGACCACAACTGGAACGACTTCTACCTGTCGGGCGACGCCTTCGCCAAGTACCTGACGGCGGAGAACGAGCGGGTCGAAGGGGTCCTCCGGGAGATCGGGCTGGTCCATTGA